In Geminocystis sp. NIES-3708, a single window of DNA contains:
- a CDS encoding type I-MYXAN CRISPR-associated endonuclease Cas4/Cas1 has product MFATDLNYHQETEATLRVSALHAFAYCPRLFYLEEVEELYTQDASVFAGRRLHEELEEKEEGEWQDLYLEDEYLGLRGRIDALKTIHGDIIPYEHKRGKCYRDEKKQPQPWESDRLQILAYCCLIEASLGIVVKEGRIRYHADNVLIHLPVDDEARQWVKDTIQQARELRKSVYRPPVTNNEYLCSRCSLAPVCLPEEARLAHNKEWQPIRLFPQDDDRDVIHILEAGTRVGRTGEQLKISRRNEPDEKVSIQQVGQVVLHSFSQISTQALHFLSDKEVGVHFISGGGRYIGSVDTRNGSIQRRINQYQALTKPEFCLELGKKLVNCRGEGQRKLLMRGKRSLVSQCDELDYAIEQMKKVLRQIPKIDSLSSLLGIEGNLASLYFGALSHIIGKNVPAELHFQTRNRRPPKDRFNALLSFGYSLLIKDVVNSILTVGLEPAFGFYHQPRTQAPPLALDLMEIFRIPLVDMVVLASVNRLQWDIKEDFDIRGKQVWLSDVGRKKFIALYEKRKTESWKHPVTGYSLTYRRLLELEVRLLEKEWCGETGLFGHLVLR; this is encoded by the coding sequence ATGTTTGCCACGGATTTAAACTACCATCAAGAAACGGAAGCAACTCTAAGAGTGTCTGCCCTCCATGCTTTTGCTTATTGTCCTCGTTTATTTTATCTGGAGGAAGTAGAAGAACTTTATACTCAGGATGCTTCGGTATTTGCTGGGAGAAGACTACATGAAGAATTAGAGGAAAAAGAAGAGGGCGAATGGCAAGATTTATATTTGGAAGATGAATATTTAGGATTGAGGGGAAGGATTGATGCTTTAAAAACCATTCATGGTGACATCATACCATACGAACATAAACGAGGAAAATGTTATCGTGATGAGAAAAAACAACCTCAACCGTGGGAAAGCGATCGATTACAAATTTTAGCTTATTGTTGTCTCATCGAAGCTAGTCTAGGGATTGTGGTAAAAGAAGGAAGGATTCGTTACCATGCCGATAATGTTTTAATTCATCTCCCTGTAGATGATGAGGCAAGGCAATGGGTAAAAGATACCATTCAACAGGCTAGAGAGTTGAGAAAATCTGTTTATCGTCCACCTGTCACTAATAATGAGTATTTATGTTCTCGCTGTTCTCTTGCTCCTGTTTGTTTACCCGAAGAAGCCCGACTTGCCCATAATAAAGAATGGCAACCCATACGTTTATTTCCCCAAGATGACGATCGAGATGTAATTCATATTTTAGAGGCAGGTACAAGGGTTGGGAGAACAGGAGAACAACTGAAAATCAGTCGCCGTAACGAACCTGACGAAAAAGTATCTATTCAACAAGTGGGGCAAGTGGTGTTACACAGTTTTTCACAAATTTCTACTCAAGCCTTACATTTTTTGAGTGATAAAGAAGTCGGTGTTCATTTTATTTCAGGAGGGGGAAGATATATCGGTAGTGTGGACACCAGAAACGGCAGTATTCAAAGAAGAATTAATCAGTATCAAGCCTTGACTAAACCTGAATTTTGCCTAGAATTAGGAAAAAAATTGGTTAATTGTCGAGGAGAAGGGCAACGAAAATTATTAATGAGAGGAAAACGGAGTCTTGTCAGTCAGTGTGATGAGTTAGATTATGCGATCGAACAAATGAAGAAGGTATTAAGACAAATACCAAAAATTGACTCTTTATCTTCTTTATTGGGTATCGAAGGCAACCTTGCTTCTTTATATTTTGGAGCTTTATCCCACATTATTGGTAAAAACGTTCCAGCAGAGTTGCATTTTCAAACGAGAAACCGTCGCCCTCCTAAAGATAGATTTAATGCTTTGTTGAGTTTTGGCTATTCTTTACTAATCAAAGATGTGGTTAATAGTATTTTAACCGTAGGTTTAGAACCTGCCTTCGGATTTTATCATCAACCGAGAACTCAAGCCCCTCCTTTGGCATTAGATTTGATGGAAATTTTCCGAATACCATTAGTGGATATGGTGGTTTTAGCTTCTGTTAATCGTCTTCAGTGGGATATTAAAGAAGATTTTGATATTCGAGGAAAACAAGTGTGGTTAAGTGATGTGGGCAGAAAAAAGTTTATTGCTTTGTATGAGAAACGGAAAACAGAATCATGGAAACATCCTGTTACGGGCTATTCTCTCACTTATCGCCGTTTACTGGAGTTAGAAGTAAGACTGTTAGAGAAGGAATGGTGCGGAGAAACTGGTTTATTTGGTCATTTAGTGTTGAGGTAA
- the cas2 gene encoding CRISPR-associated endonuclease Cas2, producing the protein MAEAKNWYLVCYDIRCQKRWRKAYKLLEGYGERIQYSIFRCWLTQRMREKLRWQLEKVLSKDDDLILIRLSHQCVRDIPKYNRPNTWLLDENKFKIL; encoded by the coding sequence ATGGCAGAAGCAAAAAACTGGTATCTAGTTTGTTACGATATTCGTTGTCAAAAAAGATGGCGTAAGGCTTATAAGTTATTGGAAGGTTATGGGGAAAGAATCCAATATTCTATATTTCGTTGTTGGCTAACTCAGAGAATGAGGGAAAAGTTGCGATGGCAATTAGAGAAAGTTTTGTCAAAGGATGATGACTTAATTTTAATTCGTCTTTCTCATCAGTGCGTCCGTGATATTCCTAAATATAATCGCCCTAATACATGGTTATTGGATGAAAATAAGTTCAAGATTCTCTAA
- the glmS gene encoding glutamine--fructose-6-phosphate transaminase (isomerizing), with protein sequence MCGIVGYIGTQTAIDILVSGLEKLEYRGYDSAGIATIIENNIYSVRAKGKLYNLRTKLEKETNTAKIGIGHTRWATHGKPEEYNAHPHQDNKGKFAVVQNGIIENYQELKKELISKGHQFISDTDTEVIPHLMAEYYNPESEDPFMDAVNKAITYLDGAFAIAVLCVDYPDELIVARQSAPLTIGFGQGEFFCASDVTALVNHTNTVLSLENGEIARLTPLGVEIYDFSGKRLRKTPRTLDWSPVTVEKQGFRHFMLKEIHEQPSVVRTCLEAYLNPHWHTETNPEENPVTLNLKPELYQDLEHIQIVACGTSWHASLVGKYLLEQIAKIPTFVQYASEFRYSPTPIMRNTITIGVTQSGETADTLAALEMERQRRSNLTIPYQSRILGITNRPESTLGSMVDQVINTYAGIEIGVAATKTFVAQVIGFYILALDLAWRRKTVTPLRMEEILTGLLQLPTQIEQIIHSEESKVRDLAHQFPDTRDFIFLGRGINFPIALEGALKLKEISYIHAEGYPAGEMKHGPIALLDAHVPVVAIAMNGSIYEKVISNAQEAKARDARLIGILPQNKEEDIFQDALFVPEVEELLSPILAVIPLQLLAYYIASLRGLDVDQPRNLAKSVTVE encoded by the coding sequence ATGTGTGGAATCGTTGGTTATATTGGAACACAAACTGCTATTGATATTTTAGTGAGTGGTTTAGAAAAATTAGAATATCGTGGTTATGATTCTGCTGGAATAGCTACCATTATTGAGAATAATATTTATTCGGTTCGTGCTAAGGGAAAATTATATAATCTACGGACGAAATTAGAAAAAGAAACTAACACGGCTAAAATCGGTATAGGGCATACAAGATGGGCAACTCACGGTAAACCAGAAGAGTATAACGCCCACCCTCACCAAGATAATAAAGGGAAATTTGCCGTAGTGCAAAATGGCATCATTGAAAATTACCAAGAATTGAAAAAAGAATTAATCAGCAAAGGACATCAATTTATCTCTGATACGGATACAGAAGTTATCCCTCATCTCATGGCTGAATATTATAACCCCGAAAGTGAAGATCCTTTTATGGATGCTGTTAATAAAGCAATCACCTATTTAGATGGAGCATTTGCTATCGCTGTTTTATGTGTTGACTACCCAGATGAATTAATTGTAGCACGTCAAAGTGCTCCTCTTACCATCGGATTCGGACAAGGGGAGTTTTTCTGTGCTTCTGATGTCACCGCTTTAGTTAATCATACTAACACCGTTTTATCTTTAGAAAATGGAGAAATTGCTCGTTTAACCCCTTTAGGAGTCGAAATTTATGATTTTTCTGGCAAACGCCTCCGCAAAACTCCTCGCACCCTCGATTGGAGTCCTGTAACAGTTGAGAAACAGGGCTTTCGCCACTTTATGCTCAAAGAAATTCATGAGCAACCTTCCGTTGTGCGTACCTGTTTAGAAGCCTACCTTAATCCCCATTGGCACACTGAAACTAACCCTGAAGAAAATCCCGTTACTCTCAACCTCAAACCTGAATTATATCAGGACTTAGAACATATTCAGATTGTAGCCTGTGGTACATCTTGGCACGCAAGTTTAGTTGGTAAATATTTACTAGAACAAATTGCAAAAATACCTACTTTTGTACAATATGCTTCAGAGTTTCGTTACTCTCCTACTCCGATAATGCGTAATACAATTACAATTGGTGTTACTCAATCAGGAGAAACAGCCGATACCCTTGCGGCTCTTGAGATGGAGCGTCAACGTCGCTCGAACCTGACAATCCCCTATCAATCCCGTATTCTAGGTATTACAAATCGTCCTGAGAGCACATTAGGAAGCATGGTTGATCAAGTAATCAACACCTATGCAGGTATCGAAATTGGAGTTGCGGCAACGAAAACTTTTGTAGCTCAAGTCATTGGCTTTTATATTTTAGCCCTTGATTTAGCATGGAGAAGAAAAACCGTCACCCCATTACGCATGGAAGAAATATTAACAGGTTTATTGCAGTTACCTACCCAAATTGAGCAAATTATCCACAGTGAGGAGTCAAAAGTGCGGGATTTAGCCCATCAATTTCCTGATACCAGAGACTTTATTTTCTTAGGTAGGGGTATTAATTTCCCCATTGCTTTAGAGGGTGCATTAAAACTTAAGGAAATTAGTTATATCCATGCTGAAGGCTACCCCGCAGGAGAAATGAAACACGGTCCGATCGCCCTTTTAGATGCTCATGTCCCCGTAGTTGCGATCGCCATGAATGGTAGTATATATGAAAAAGTTATTTCTAATGCGCAAGAAGCAAAAGCTAGAGACGCACGTTTAATTGGTATTTTACCCCAAAATAAAGAAGAGGATATATTTCAAGATGCCTTATTTGTGCCTGAAGTCGAAGAATTGTTATCACCTATTTTAGCAGTAATACCATTACAGTTACTAGCTTATTATATTGCATCCTTGCGCGGTTTAGATGTAGATCAACCTCGTAATCTAGCCAAATCCGTCACAGTAGAATAA
- a CDS encoding DUF3172 domain-containing protein gives MKRRPKNPYSYDNYSEPDRRKNLKSSSLFEGINYTLAAICAGIFILGIGVGIALSSGQATNSPNVASREVIDRSAPNPEICVQFGASAIVSDLRVFITLNPFNVYVTQPNMKPGCVLRKNNWSILEQQKLVTDTQVRECKNRMNTFGFTGTLESSPKIECIYQNDAAGNLFFNRPGAVDSKPTENF, from the coding sequence ATGAAGCGCAGACCAAAAAACCCTTACTCCTATGATAACTATTCAGAACCTGATCGCCGAAAAAACCTAAAATCATCTTCATTATTCGAGGGTATTAACTATACTCTAGCCGCTATTTGTGCTGGTATTTTTATTTTAGGTATTGGTGTCGGTATTGCTTTAAGTTCAGGACAAGCCACCAATAGCCCTAATGTGGCATCAAGGGAAGTAATAGATCGTAGTGCTCCTAATCCCGAAATTTGTGTCCAATTTGGTGCTAGCGCCATTGTTTCTGATCTTCGTGTCTTCATCACCCTCAATCCTTTCAACGTATATGTAACACAGCCTAACATGAAACCCGGATGTGTATTAAGAAAAAATAACTGGTCAATACTTGAACAACAAAAATTAGTTACCGATACTCAAGTTAGAGAATGCAAAAATCGCATGAACACTTTTGGATTTACTGGTACTTTAGAAAGTTCTCCAAAAATAGAATGTATTTATCAAAATGATGCCGCTGGAAATTTATTTTTTAATCGCCCAGGTGCTGTAGATTCAAAACCTACAGAAAACTTCTAA